Proteins from one Lewinella sp. 4G2 genomic window:
- a CDS encoding exodeoxyribonuclease III has translation MKIVSYNVNGIRAALRKGLAEWTAEVAPDVLCIQETKAHPEQVDMSELEALGYVHQQWHSATSRKGYSGVLTLSKVAPDHVELGMGNDKYDREGRVVRTDFGDLTIFNCYFPNGGQGDERQQFKYEFLDDFLEYILEVQKSRPGIVVLGDYNIAHEEIDLHSPKTNHKNTGFLPDERKWMTKWFTQTGFLDTFRHLYPERAAYTWWSYRANARNNDKGWRIDYHSLSPGYASRLQDVEHLKDALHSDHCPIVLSLAIEMPELTSPSSN, from the coding sequence ATGAAAATTGTTTCCTACAACGTAAATGGTATCCGTGCCGCCCTTCGCAAGGGATTGGCGGAATGGACGGCCGAAGTCGCTCCCGACGTCCTGTGTATTCAGGAAACCAAGGCGCACCCGGAGCAGGTGGATATGTCCGAATTGGAAGCGCTGGGTTACGTCCACCAGCAGTGGCACAGCGCGACTTCGCGGAAGGGCTACAGTGGCGTCCTCACCCTCAGTAAAGTGGCACCGGACCACGTTGAACTGGGTATGGGTAACGACAAGTATGACCGGGAAGGCCGCGTCGTCCGTACCGACTTTGGTGACCTGACAATCTTCAATTGCTATTTCCCCAATGGTGGCCAAGGCGACGAACGGCAGCAATTCAAGTACGAGTTCCTCGACGATTTTTTGGAGTACATTCTGGAGGTGCAAAAGAGCCGTCCGGGCATCGTCGTTCTCGGCGATTATAACATTGCCCACGAGGAGATCGACCTCCATTCCCCTAAGACCAACCACAAGAATACCGGCTTCCTGCCCGACGAGCGGAAGTGGATGACCAAGTGGTTTACCCAGACGGGCTTTCTGGATACTTTCCGCCACCTCTACCCCGAACGGGCGGCGTACACCTGGTGGTCCTACCGTGCCAACGCCCGCAATAATGATAAGGGGTGGCGCATCGATTACCACAGCCTTAGTCCGGGCTACGCCTCCCGGCTCCAGGACGTTGAGCACCTGAAGGACGCGCTGCATTCCGACCATTGCCCCATCGTGCTTAGCTTAGCCATTGAAATGCCGGAACTAACCTCACCGAGCAGTAATTAG
- a CDS encoding iron chelate uptake ABC transporter family permease subunit, translating to MRTVPCAGTPSRKPPMTEASLFELLSEVYNVRAIVASSMVGLMCGVLGCFIVLRNMSLVGDALAHAILPGVVVGYMIAGYSTLAFFTGAVGAGLLTAFGITWIQQRVRTKNDAAVGIVFTSMFSLGVILISRISRRDGVHLDLKDFLFGNALGVSDSDLLLTGLVMAYVLISVAVFYRYLFATTFQSVVAQTMGISVKTLHYFLMLLLSFAVVASLQTVGVILVVAMLITPAATALLLSQRLNKVLPIAGGLGMISAIVGMVVAIKFNFPPGPAMALVATGLYLLTVTFAPKRGLVSQAWYRRQRRQLTIREDILKRIFRQNQKHGVADPASIREQLDLGLGGWKRQLKSLRSKGLLNRGELVLTDAGKLLALRMVRAHRLWETYLNQEVGLTPEQIHDEAERLEHLLTDEMLDRVDEELGYPGEDPHGSAIPGRGALGI from the coding sequence ATGAGGACTGTACCTTGTGCCGGTACGCCAAGCCGTAAGCCCCCAATGACCGAAGCCTCCCTGTTTGAATTGCTCTCCGAAGTCTACAACGTGCGCGCCATCGTGGCCAGCAGTATGGTGGGCCTGATGTGCGGCGTGTTGGGGTGCTTCATCGTACTACGGAATATGTCGCTGGTGGGAGATGCCCTGGCCCACGCCATCCTCCCCGGCGTCGTGGTGGGGTACATGATTGCCGGGTACAGCACCCTGGCCTTCTTCACCGGAGCCGTCGGCGCTGGTCTGCTAACGGCTTTTGGTATCACCTGGATTCAGCAGCGCGTCCGGACGAAGAATGACGCCGCCGTCGGTATCGTTTTCACCTCCATGTTTTCGCTGGGCGTCATTCTCATCAGCCGGATCAGCCGGCGGGACGGGGTGCACCTGGATTTGAAGGACTTCCTCTTCGGCAATGCCCTCGGCGTTAGCGATAGCGACCTTTTGCTGACGGGATTGGTGATGGCCTACGTCCTGATCTCCGTTGCCGTCTTTTACCGCTACTTGTTTGCGACGACCTTCCAGTCGGTGGTAGCGCAGACGATGGGGATATCGGTGAAGACCCTTCACTACTTCTTAATGCTGCTCCTCAGTTTTGCGGTGGTAGCGAGCCTGCAAACGGTCGGGGTGATTCTGGTCGTGGCGATGCTCATCACACCGGCGGCGACCGCTTTGCTACTATCTCAACGTTTAAATAAAGTGCTCCCCATCGCTGGTGGTCTGGGCATGATCTCGGCCATCGTAGGGATGGTCGTGGCCATTAAGTTCAACTTTCCTCCCGGCCCGGCCATGGCCCTCGTCGCTACGGGACTCTACTTACTCACCGTCACCTTTGCGCCCAAACGGGGTCTGGTATCCCAAGCTTGGTACCGGCGGCAGCGCCGTCAATTGACGATTCGTGAGGATATCCTGAAACGCATCTTTCGCCAGAACCAGAAGCACGGTGTGGCAGACCCCGCTTCGATCCGCGAGCAACTGGACCTCGGCTTAGGTGGATGGAAGCGACAACTAAAATCCCTTCGCTCCAAAGGCCTGCTTAACAGAGGAGAATTGGTGTTGACCGACGCCGGCAAACTCCTGGCATTGCGGATGGTACGCGCCCACCGCCTCTGGGAGACCTACCTGAATCAGGAAGTTGGCCTTACGCCGGAACAGATTCACGACGAAGCCGAACGCCTCGAACACCTCCTCACCGACGAGATGCTCGACCGGGTAGACGAGGAACTGGGTTACCCCGGTGAAGACCCCCACGGCAGCGCCATTCCCGGCCGCGGTGCATTGGGAATTTGA
- a CDS encoding aminotransferase class IV has translation MLQQFNPANKDLLVYIDGEMVHRDEAKVSVFDSVVQGGDAVWEGIRVYDGRVFSLEEHLDRLFASAHTLAFAGIPSREEVRQAIFATLKANGMTDGVHIRLTLTRGRKITSGMDPRLNQFGCTLIVLAEHKPPVYPPQITLVTSSVRRNSPNSLDSKIHHNNLLNNILAKIEANYAHADAGLMLDKDGYVSEANGVNVFLIKNGVVLTPYADYCLPGITRQTVLNLCAEHGIPAEERRLSVSQFYTADEVFTTGTMGELTRVAHIDGRAIINSRDTSLLDRLNELFGALTEKGGTRIPQ, from the coding sequence ATGCTCCAACAATTCAATCCCGCCAATAAAGACCTGCTCGTATACATCGACGGTGAAATGGTCCATCGCGACGAAGCCAAGGTCAGCGTTTTTGATAGCGTAGTGCAGGGTGGCGACGCCGTTTGGGAAGGGATCCGCGTGTACGACGGCCGGGTATTTTCGTTGGAGGAACACCTCGATCGGCTCTTCGCTTCCGCTCACACCTTGGCCTTCGCCGGTATTCCCAGCCGGGAGGAAGTTCGGCAAGCCATCTTCGCCACGCTGAAGGCCAACGGGATGACCGATGGGGTACACATCCGCCTTACCCTGACGCGCGGCCGGAAGATCACCTCGGGCATGGATCCCCGACTTAACCAGTTCGGTTGCACCCTCATCGTTTTGGCGGAGCACAAACCACCGGTCTACCCGCCCCAGATTACTTTGGTGACGAGTTCCGTCCGCCGCAACAGTCCGAATAGTCTGGACAGTAAGATCCACCACAACAACTTGCTCAATAACATCCTGGCGAAGATCGAAGCCAACTACGCTCATGCCGACGCGGGGCTCATGCTCGACAAGGACGGCTACGTTTCGGAAGCCAACGGTGTCAACGTATTTCTGATCAAAAACGGGGTGGTCCTCACGCCGTACGCGGATTACTGCCTTCCCGGCATTACTCGCCAGACTGTTCTTAACCTCTGCGCCGAGCACGGTATCCCCGCCGAGGAACGTCGCCTCTCCGTCAGTCAGTTCTATACTGCCGATGAAGTTTTTACCACCGGCACGATGGGCGAGCTGACCCGCGTGGCGCACATCGACGGCCGGGCCATCATTAATAGCCGGGATACTTCCTTGCTGGACCGCCTTAACGAGCTCTTCGGCGCCCTGACCGAAAAAGGAGGGACGCGCATACCGCAGTAG
- a CDS encoding cysteine desulfurase family protein: protein MQRIFLDNSATTALDPDVLAAMTDVMANNFGNPSSIHAEGRKARSLIEAARKTVANTLNCSIGEIFFTSGGTEANNMALKNSVRDLGVTRIISSPLEHHCVLHSLDAIQESGKATVEMVRIDELGHVDLQDLEARLQRTDEKTLVSLMHANNEIGNLLPVQAVSELCQANGALFHCDTVQTLGYYPIDLEQTTVNFMSGSAHKFHGPKGVGFVYINSDNIIKPYLDGGAQERNMRGGTENLYGIVGLATALEKATATMEERAAKIQELRDYLRSELQRNYPSVTFNGDPDRGHFKVLSASFPQSDKGDMLLMNLDMAGISASGGSACSSGIDVGSHVIGHLHPDSLRHTVRFSLCHTNTKEEIDTVVAKLAGML, encoded by the coding sequence ATGCAACGCATCTTTCTCGACAACTCCGCTACCACCGCCCTCGACCCCGACGTCCTCGCGGCGATGACCGACGTGATGGCCAACAATTTTGGTAATCCCTCCAGCATCCACGCTGAAGGGCGGAAAGCGAGGTCCTTGATTGAAGCCGCGCGGAAAACCGTCGCCAACACCCTCAACTGTAGTATTGGAGAGATCTTCTTTACCTCCGGCGGCACTGAGGCCAATAACATGGCGCTGAAAAATTCGGTCCGCGACCTCGGCGTCACCCGCATCATCTCTTCTCCCCTGGAGCACCACTGCGTACTGCACAGTTTGGACGCTATCCAAGAATCCGGTAAAGCTACCGTGGAGATGGTCCGCATTGACGAACTAGGTCACGTCGACTTACAGGACCTGGAGGCACGCCTGCAGCGGACGGACGAGAAAACCCTCGTCAGCCTCATGCACGCAAATAATGAAATTGGTAATCTACTGCCGGTCCAGGCCGTGAGTGAACTGTGTCAGGCAAACGGTGCCTTGTTCCACTGCGACACGGTGCAAACGCTGGGTTACTATCCTATCGATCTGGAACAGACCACCGTCAACTTCATGAGTGGCTCCGCCCACAAGTTTCACGGGCCGAAGGGGGTTGGCTTCGTTTACATCAATTCCGACAATATTATCAAACCCTACCTCGACGGCGGGGCACAGGAACGCAATATGCGCGGTGGTACGGAAAACCTCTACGGCATTGTTGGCCTCGCTACCGCACTTGAGAAGGCGACAGCTACGATGGAAGAGCGGGCTGCTAAAATTCAAGAATTGCGGGACTACCTCCGTTCGGAGTTACAGCGTAACTACCCTTCCGTCACCTTCAACGGAGATCCGGACCGGGGCCACTTCAAAGTGCTCAGCGCGAGCTTCCCCCAGAGTGATAAGGGAGATATGCTGCTGATGAACCTGGACATGGCCGGTATTTCCGCCAGCGGAGGTTCCGCCTGTAGTAGTGGGATTGACGTGGGTAGCCACGTGATCGGTCATCTCCACCCGGATAGCCTGCGCCACACCGTGCGCTTTTCGCTGTGCCATACGAACACCAAGGAAGAGATCGATACCGTCGTCGCTAAGCTGGCCGGAATGTTATAG
- a CDS encoding sodium:solute symporter family protein → MQLNTLDWTIIAAFFVVSLGIGLYASRTSGDSTKEFFLSGRNMPWWLLGVSMVATTFSADTPNLVTDIVRQNGVAGNWAWWAFLLTGMLTVFVYARLWRRSGVLTDLEFYELRYSGAPARFLRQFRAIYLGVFFNVMIMATVCLAGIKIAGVLLGLDAVTTVLMVSVVTVAYSALGGFKGVVITDFVQFSFAMIGAVWAAIYLVGLPEIGGLDALFTHPVVSTKLDIIPSFDDPAVYVPLLIVPLAVQWWSVWYPGAEPGGGGYVAQRMLAAKNERHAVGATLLFNVFHYALRPWPWILIALGSIIIFPDIASLQSAFPEMDPTKVKDDLAYPAMLSFLPSGLLGLIIASLIAALMSTLSTHLNWGSSYIVNDWYQRFIKPEASEKELVGVGRISTVVLMVLAAFLALALSNALQAFNILLQIGAGTGLIFILRWFWWRINAWTEVAGMFISFAVALILEFGGESLGLGGLAGHEKLILGIAITTVGWLVVTFLTSPTDEATLEKFYTKIHPGGPGWAPVEKRLPAGAAAKPDQNLTLRIAAVFIGSVAVYSVLFATGFYLYGNLSATLISSLVAVAGVAFLWVQRKALI, encoded by the coding sequence ATGCAGCTCAACACCCTCGACTGGACCATCATCGCCGCATTTTTCGTCGTATCCCTGGGGATTGGCCTCTACGCCAGCCGAACGTCCGGTGACTCCACCAAAGAGTTCTTCCTCAGTGGCCGCAACATGCCCTGGTGGTTGCTTGGCGTCTCCATGGTGGCGACCACTTTTTCCGCCGATACGCCCAACTTGGTGACGGACATAGTCCGGCAAAACGGGGTGGCCGGCAACTGGGCCTGGTGGGCCTTTTTACTGACGGGGATGCTGACCGTTTTCGTTTACGCCCGGCTGTGGCGGCGCTCGGGCGTCCTCACCGATTTGGAGTTTTACGAGCTGCGCTACTCGGGCGCACCGGCCCGCTTCCTCCGGCAGTTTCGCGCCATTTACCTGGGCGTTTTCTTCAACGTGATGATCATGGCAACGGTGTGTTTGGCGGGCATCAAGATTGCGGGCGTGCTCCTCGGTTTAGACGCCGTTACCACCGTGCTGATGGTATCCGTAGTGACCGTTGCTTACTCTGCGCTGGGCGGTTTTAAAGGGGTCGTCATTACCGACTTCGTACAATTCTCCTTCGCCATGATTGGAGCGGTCTGGGCGGCAATCTATCTCGTTGGCCTACCCGAGATCGGTGGCCTCGACGCCTTGTTTACCCACCCCGTGGTGAGTACGAAATTGGACATCATTCCTTCTTTTGACGACCCGGCAGTGTACGTCCCGCTGCTCATCGTTCCCCTCGCCGTTCAGTGGTGGAGCGTCTGGTACCCCGGGGCCGAGCCGGGTGGTGGTGGCTACGTTGCCCAACGGATGTTGGCGGCCAAGAATGAGCGCCACGCCGTGGGTGCCACTTTGCTGTTCAACGTATTCCACTACGCACTACGGCCCTGGCCGTGGATCCTGATTGCGCTGGGTTCCATTATCATTTTTCCGGACATCGCCAGCTTGCAATCCGCCTTTCCGGAGATGGACCCAACGAAGGTGAAGGATGATTTGGCATACCCCGCGATGCTCTCGTTTCTCCCGTCCGGACTGCTCGGTCTGATCATTGCTTCGCTCATTGCGGCGCTCATGTCCACCCTTTCCACGCACCTGAACTGGGGTTCGAGTTACATCGTCAACGACTGGTACCAGCGATTCATTAAGCCCGAAGCTTCGGAGAAGGAACTGGTGGGGGTAGGTCGTATTTCTACGGTGGTGCTGATGGTGCTGGCGGCTTTCCTCGCGCTGGCCCTTTCCAACGCTTTACAGGCCTTCAATATCCTGTTGCAGATTGGCGCGGGCACGGGGTTGATCTTCATTCTGCGTTGGTTCTGGTGGCGCATTAATGCCTGGACGGAGGTGGCGGGGATGTTCATCTCGTTCGCCGTTGCTCTTATTCTCGAGTTTGGTGGGGAGTCACTTGGCCTGGGCGGCCTCGCCGGCCACGAAAAGTTGATTCTTGGCATTGCCATCACTACGGTGGGCTGGCTTGTGGTAACATTCCTAACGAGCCCCACTGACGAGGCGACGCTGGAGAAGTTTTATACGAAGATTCATCCCGGTGGCCCTGGTTGGGCGCCCGTTGAAAAACGCTTACCTGCGGGTGCTGCAGCCAAGCCAGATCAAAACCTCACCCTCCGCATCGCCGCCGTCTTTATTGGTTCCGTCGCCGTATACTCGGTCCTTTTTGCCACCGGCTTTTACCTTTACGGCAACCTTTCGGCCACTCTCATTTCCAGCCTGGTAGCGGTAGCTGGTGTCGCCTTCCTCTGGGTCCAACGTAAAGCCCTTATCTAG
- a CDS encoding amidohydrolase family protein: MITYHTADYVYPITSPPIKKGIVGVDESGTIVEILNPASPTYAAPAAAPNYHAGILIPGFINTHCHLELSHLAGKSATGKTLLPFLVDVVTMRASEQEVIDAAIAEQDKLMWEAGIQAVGDICNKADTAATKRASPIRYYSFVEMFDFLQPATAESNFATYKVAYEEQAGVASGNAKSAVPHAPYTVSDPLYDLINSVNTGSETVSIHNQETPAEDELFLTGGGGFVDFFKGFGASLDHFTAPKTTSLRHAIQRMDPSKRTIFVHNTLTQEEDIAAAEAWGQNGVFWATCPNANLYIENRLPRYERFLNAGVKVTVGTDSLTSNWQLSVLEELKTISKYQSFIGLETLLQWATINGAEALQFDEELGSLEVGKMPGLVCLGGLEGDGPASYRIGPATEVTRVV, from the coding sequence ATGATCACTTACCACACCGCCGACTACGTTTATCCCATTACCTCTCCTCCAATTAAGAAGGGTATTGTCGGGGTGGATGAGTCCGGAACGATCGTGGAGATCCTCAACCCGGCCAGCCCTACTTACGCGGCACCCGCGGCAGCGCCGAATTATCACGCGGGCATTTTGATCCCTGGTTTCATCAACACCCACTGCCACCTGGAGCTGAGCCATTTGGCGGGGAAGAGCGCGACGGGGAAGACCTTGCTCCCCTTCCTGGTGGACGTAGTCACGATGCGCGCCAGTGAGCAGGAAGTGATTGACGCCGCAATCGCCGAGCAGGACAAATTGATGTGGGAAGCCGGCATCCAGGCCGTCGGGGATATTTGCAATAAGGCCGATACCGCTGCCACGAAAAGAGCAAGTCCGATCCGCTACTACAGCTTCGTGGAGATGTTTGACTTCTTGCAACCGGCAACCGCGGAAAGCAATTTCGCGACCTACAAAGTAGCCTACGAAGAGCAGGCCGGTGTGGCGAGTGGCAACGCGAAAAGTGCCGTGCCCCACGCCCCCTACACGGTGAGTGACCCGCTGTACGACCTGATCAATTCCGTAAATACCGGCTCCGAAACCGTGAGTATCCACAACCAGGAAACACCGGCGGAGGACGAACTATTCCTGACCGGCGGCGGTGGCTTCGTCGACTTCTTCAAAGGATTCGGGGCAAGCCTGGACCACTTCACCGCTCCAAAAACGACTTCCCTCCGCCACGCCATCCAGCGGATGGACCCGAGCAAACGGACCATCTTCGTGCACAACACCCTGACGCAGGAAGAGGACATCGCCGCCGCTGAAGCTTGGGGACAAAACGGCGTATTCTGGGCAACCTGCCCCAACGCTAATCTCTACATCGAGAACCGGCTGCCCCGCTACGAGCGCTTCCTCAACGCTGGCGTCAAGGTGACGGTCGGCACGGATAGCCTGACTTCCAACTGGCAACTTTCGGTGCTGGAGGAACTGAAGACGATCAGTAAATACCAGAGCTTTATTGGGTTGGAGACGCTGCTACAGTGGGCGACGATCAATGGTGCTGAGGCGCTGCAGTTTGACGAGGAGCTTGGCAGCCTTGAGGTGGGTAAAATGCCAGGCTTGGTGTGTCTCGGGGGGCTTGAGGGAGATGGGCCAGCGAGTTATCGTATTGGGCCAGCTACTGAAGTGACGCGGGTGGTTTAA
- a CDS encoding acyl-CoA thioesterase, translated as MAQDRPAPKKVEESRTIMSELVMPNDTNPQNNLMGGNMLRWMDIACAICAGKHTNRPVVTASVDNVAFGSPIRNGEVVTLEATVTRAFNTSLEVYVQATAATMQGGNPRRTHHAYFTFVALDKDNGSPVTIPEVVPLSEIEEQRFSGALRRRELRLVMAGRMEPKAATNLRKIFE; from the coding sequence ATGGCCCAAGACCGCCCCGCCCCCAAGAAAGTTGAGGAGTCCCGCACAATCATGTCTGAGCTCGTCATGCCCAACGACACGAACCCCCAGAACAACCTGATGGGTGGCAACATGCTGCGGTGGATGGACATCGCCTGCGCCATCTGCGCGGGCAAGCATACCAACCGGCCGGTCGTGACGGCTTCCGTGGATAACGTGGCCTTCGGTTCCCCCATTCGCAACGGGGAAGTTGTCACTCTCGAAGCCACCGTCACCCGCGCGTTCAATACGAGCCTCGAAGTTTACGTGCAGGCCACCGCCGCCACCATGCAGGGCGGGAATCCACGGCGGACGCACCACGCTTACTTCACCTTTGTGGCTTTGGACAAGGACAACGGCTCACCGGTTACGATTCCCGAAGTGGTTCCCCTTTCCGAAATTGAGGAACAACGCTTCTCGGGTGCGCTCCGCCGCCGAGAACTCCGCCTCGTGATGGCCGGGCGGATGGAGCCTAAGGCGGCGACGAACTTGCGGAAGATCTTTGAGTAA
- a CDS encoding mucoidy inhibitor MuiA family protein, translating to MLRSLLSIAFTLLLCTCGSAQDTLNVNSEINMATVFLDGAQVSRKANSSVPSGRNVITFTGLTTDLDPGSIQVNSSGDDFLVLSVSHRLNFGKAGKKDPRFQIFNDQLKALDREEAEVRTKYRIAKDEEEILAQNRVVAGNENGLSAEELKATVAYQRERLTAIRLFYLDVSDQLDGIEEKRKEIGKLIAQLGKEIQIKPTAEIVVTTQADRATRSNFTLTYLVPNAGWTPHYDVRVTDISRPIDLRYRAKVHQKTGEDWSNVRLKLSTGDPSVNAVAPTLNTWRVYNGSALPTYRPTDDRSQASFGYRSVSGTVTDENGEPLIGASILVTGSAIGTVTDFDGRYQLNLPEDATTLSVSYTGYASTVKSISGNLVNVRLEEDQMMLEEVVVVGYGSTRAGSNKNRRRRNKATATASSSNMLADVVSTSAPVPVQTTRKATTVSFDIELPYTIPSDGVARDVDIQQYKLPATYTHFAIPKLEEAAFLKAAVTNYEKYELLSGDMNLFFEGTYLGQSRLDVSNTSDTLQLSLGRDPNVIVQRTATDDYRERNFFGGKISESRGYTLSVRNKKSQPINLVVQDQVPVSGDERIEVKQEISNRGKRDNNRGIITWRTELPAGQEWKATFGYTVKYAKGLRIQLE from the coding sequence ATGCTCCGTTCCCTGTTAAGTATCGCCTTTACCCTCTTACTCTGTACCTGCGGCAGCGCCCAGGACACCCTCAACGTAAACTCCGAAATCAATATGGCCACCGTATTTCTGGATGGGGCCCAAGTGAGTCGGAAAGCGAATAGTTCCGTGCCATCGGGCAGAAACGTGATCACCTTCACCGGCTTGACGACGGACCTCGACCCGGGTAGCATCCAGGTCAACAGCAGCGGGGATGACTTTCTCGTGCTCTCCGTGAGCCACCGCCTGAATTTTGGTAAGGCGGGAAAAAAGGACCCCAGGTTCCAGATCTTCAATGACCAACTTAAAGCATTAGACCGCGAGGAGGCCGAGGTACGCACGAAGTACCGGATTGCGAAGGATGAAGAAGAGATCCTGGCCCAAAACCGCGTCGTAGCCGGCAACGAAAATGGGCTAAGCGCCGAGGAACTGAAAGCCACGGTGGCCTACCAACGGGAGCGACTCACTGCCATCAGATTATTCTACCTGGACGTGAGTGACCAGCTTGACGGCATTGAAGAAAAACGAAAAGAGATCGGTAAACTGATCGCCCAACTCGGTAAGGAGATCCAGATCAAACCCACCGCGGAGATCGTCGTAACGACCCAGGCTGACCGGGCAACCCGCAGTAATTTCACCCTCACCTACCTCGTCCCCAACGCCGGATGGACGCCCCACTACGACGTCCGGGTTACGGACATCTCCCGCCCGATCGACCTCCGCTACCGTGCCAAAGTGCATCAGAAAACGGGAGAAGACTGGAGCAATGTCCGCCTGAAGCTGAGCACTGGCGACCCCAGCGTGAACGCCGTGGCGCCCACCCTAAACACTTGGCGCGTATACAATGGTAGCGCCCTCCCCACCTACCGCCCTACCGACGACCGCTCGCAAGCATCCTTCGGTTACCGTTCCGTTAGCGGTACGGTGACGGATGAAAACGGGGAGCCCCTCATTGGCGCTTCGATTTTGGTGACCGGCTCCGCAATTGGTACCGTCACTGACTTTGACGGGCGCTACCAACTTAATCTTCCCGAGGATGCTACTACCCTTAGTGTCAGTTACACTGGCTATGCGAGTACAGTAAAGTCCATTTCAGGCAACCTGGTAAACGTGCGGCTAGAGGAAGATCAAATGATGCTCGAGGAAGTTGTCGTTGTAGGCTACGGGTCTACACGCGCTGGCTCTAACAAAAATCGTCGGCGGCGAAACAAGGCGACAGCCACGGCATCTAGCAGTAATATGTTGGCCGATGTCGTCAGCACCTCCGCTCCCGTCCCCGTACAAACTACCCGCAAGGCTACGACCGTGAGTTTCGACATCGAATTGCCTTACACCATCCCCAGCGATGGCGTGGCGCGCGACGTGGACATCCAGCAGTACAAATTACCCGCTACCTACACCCACTTCGCCATCCCGAAATTGGAAGAAGCAGCCTTCCTCAAAGCGGCCGTCACCAACTACGAAAAGTACGAACTGCTGAGTGGCGATATGAACCTGTTCTTCGAGGGCACCTACCTGGGCCAGTCCCGCCTCGACGTATCCAATACCAGCGACACCCTGCAACTCAGCCTCGGCCGTGACCCGAACGTCATTGTGCAACGGACGGCCACGGACGATTACCGCGAGCGGAATTTCTTTGGGGGCAAGATCAGCGAAAGCCGGGGGTACACGTTGTCGGTGCGCAACAAAAAGAGCCAGCCTATAAACCTGGTCGTGCAGGATCAAGTTCCGGTGAGCGGCGACGAGCGGATTGAGGTAAAACAGGAAATTTCAAACCGTGGCAAACGGGATAACAACAGGGGCATCATCACCTGGCGGACGGAACTACCCGCCGGCCAGGAGTGGAAGGCCACCTTCGGCTACACGGTGAAGTACGCGAAGGGCCTACGCATTCAGCTGGAGTAA